The Anabaena sp. PCC 7108 region CCAGTTCGTAAAGGCTTTCTATCTGCGCCAAGTGGTGGTGTAGCAATGATTGTTACCCAGAAAAGAGGGCAAATTGAGCCAGTTTTAACAACTAATACAAATTCCGGTTTTTAAGGATTTTCTGTTATTCCTGTGTTCACCTTTAGGAAAAGTCAAAATTAAGAGTATTACTGCTTTTTCAAAAATAAGGATACCGTCAATTATGCCTTTAATTAGCCTCATTGCTGCTATTTCCGAAAATCGGATTTTAGCTGACTCAAGCAAGGAAGATATTCATGTGGGTATTCCTTGGGATATTCCCAGTGATTTACATCATTTTCAGCAAAAAACTTGGCGACATCCTGTAATTATGGGGCGCAAAACTTATTCTACCTTCAATACACCGCTTCCAAATCGTACAAATATAATTGTTACCAGAGATGGTAATTTTAAAGCCCCTGGCTGTCTTGTTTTTGATTCACTTCAAGCGGCGATTGAATGGACGAAAATGAGTGAAACGGAAGAGATATTTATCGCGGGTGGAGGACAAATTTATACTGAGGCTATTAAATTTGCAAATAAGCTTTATTTGACTATTGTTGAAGGTAATTTTTTTGGCGATATTTATTTTCCTGAATTTGCCAATTTTGGCACAGTAACTAAGGAAAAACAGTCTCAGGAAAATGGCTTTAAGTTTAAGTTTGTGGAGATTGAAAGGTGCGTTAATGAGGTAACGCAACCTACCATTATGGGATAATTAATGTTTGGTTTGGGAATTCCCTTACTGTAATTTCAAGAACTTATCTAACGCTGCTACCATACTGGGAGGCCAACGACGGATATTTGCTACCCAGTTCATATCTTTGTAACGGGTATCGAGTCCATAAGCTGCTACCCAGTTGCTTTCTGCTTCTCCTTTTTTCCCACTTACCCAATAAGCTGCCGTTAATGCAGCACGCATATCGGCAAATTGGGGATATTTACGGACTATATTTCGCATTTCTCGGATGGCTTTGTCTATTTGATTGGTTTCGTATAAAGCCAAGGCATAATTAGCTCTAGCAAAGGCAAAATTAGGGGAGATGGCTGTAGCTTTTTGATAATCTGCGATCGCATCTTGCCATTTTCCCAATCCTGTTTTGGCGTTACCACGATTGTTGTATGCCATTGTATCATTGGGATCGAGTTCTAAAACATGATTATAGTCTGCGATCGCTTCTTCCCACTTTCCCAAACCTTCCCAGGCTGTCCCCCGATTTAAATAAGGGTCAGTGACGTTAGGTGCTAATTCCACAGCTTTGTTATAATCTTTCAGTGCTGCTTCTAACTTATTCTGACTCACACGAGAATTACCGCGATTACTCCATGCTCCAGCATTATTGGGGAATTTTTCAATTATTTCTGTCCAATAAGCTTCCGCAGTCACAAAATCACCTTTCTCTGTCGCTGCAAATGCCTTAGTTGCTAGTTCATCTCCGGCTTGTAACTGTTCTTCGGTAATGGGTTGTGATTGTGCAGATACAGGTGTACTCCAGCCGAAAACCATTAACAAACTCAGGAAAATACTAATTAATTTAATCATCTAACTCTCTGTGATGTGTAACAGAATTTATGATAAAGCAATCTTCAATTATTAAGTACTAGGACAGAATTAATTACACAATGTCATTGCGAATGGAACGCAGTGGAATGACGCAATCGCAAGGGCTGGGATTGCTTCGCTTCGCTCGCAATGACTGTAAATATTTTTGTCCAATTACTTAGTGAATAACAAGATACCCCAGTTCTCTAAAAGGGAGTAGATTATGTGCAGAATAATTATTATTGAAAGCAGATCGATTACCTAATCTGTATCAACTGAAAGTAGTTATTTCCGGCATACATATTAGTAGGGTGCGTCAGATGGGATAATTTTATTAATTCTGAGCAAATTATCGGGTCTGACGCACCATAGAAGAGATAAAATCCACGGCGTTGCTGAATAAGGGGATGATTGAGGCTGACGCGGGGACGCGGGGACACTCCAGACGCGGTGATTATATATTGATGCAGATTCTCAAATCATCCCGCAATGGGAGCAACGCCAAATCTACAATTCATATTTAATAAACTTTGTCAATGCGTAACCCGGATTTCTATTCACAATACCCTTTTGGACTAAAACCCCAAATAATTTAGCAGAAGAGAAACCTAAATTGTAAAAATTTCAGAGGGAACAGGAAGCAACTCTTAACAGAAAAAACTCATGTTTAAAAACATGACATTGAAATAATGACACTGTTTTTTGAGATGCGTAGCACGAAAAAAACATCCTTTTTTTTGACTGAGCCAGGACTTACGCAACTGGCACATTGGTAGGGTGCGTCAGACATCAACAATCTGTTTATTTGCAGGATTTATGCAGTAGTAAAGCACCCTACAACAGATTTTTAGTGTGACACTTGCGTAAGTCCTATGAGCTTTAAACTCAGAACTAAAGTTTTTTATTTGTTCCCTGTTCCCTTCTTATGTAAAGACATTTCCAGAAACATCTCTACATTTTAGATTTGGTGAATTTTGAATTATTTACACGCCTTCTACCAAAGCACTATACTCATCTGCTGTCAAGGAATCGTCAAAAACCTCATCTGGGTCATTGACGCGCAGTTTCAGGAACCACCCTTCACCATAGGGGTCATCTACTATTTGGTCAGGAGAGTCAATCAATTCCTGATTGCGTTCTACTACTGTACCAGAAACGGGTGAATTCAGTTCTTCAACGGCTTTTACTGACTCAATAGTACCAAGGCTATCTCCCTTAGAAACAGCATCACCAATATCTAGTAGATCTAAAAATACAATATCACCCAATTGGTTTAGGGCAAACTCAGTAATACCAATGGTGGCGATTTCGCCATCTAACCGTGCATATTCATGAGAATCTAGATATCGCAAATCCTGCGGATATTCCAAAGACATAATACTTCCTCTTCCACATTAAAAAATTAGTGTTACCACAGTAACCTAAAATACATTATTCCTCAAAAACATCAAAGGTTATCAGTTAGTGAGACGATTTTTTGAGCGATAAAATGGACGCTTCACAACTACTGTGGGAAAAGCTTTACCCCGAATTTCCACTTCTAGCTGCTGTTTGACAGTTGCTAACTGGGTGGGAACATAAGCTAGGGCTATGGGATAGCCTAATGTGGGTGAAAGAGTACCACTAGATATTTCTCCTACTACTTGCCCCGATGATAATACTGGGTATCCGTGACGGCCGATATTGCGTCCTTGGGTTTGTAACCCGACAAGTTTACGTTGTACTCCCTGAGTTTTTTGCTGTGCTAAAACAGTACGTCCAATAAAATCACCTTTGGTATCTAAATGTACTAACCACCCTAAACCGGCCTCTAAGGGTGTGGTGGTATCGTCTATATCCTGCCCATAAAGCGCCATTGCTGCTTCCAGACGCAGGGTATCTCTACAACCAAGCCCACAAGGTACAATACCAACATTATATAAACTTTGCCACAATTTTATCCCCACTGAAGGATCTACCATAACTTCAAAGCCATCTTCGCCTGTATAGCCTGTGCGGGCTAGAAATGCGGGTTCTCCGAAGATATCTGTTTCTAAATGACCAAAAGCTTTAATTGGAGATAAGTCCGCTGTCACTAAAGATTGCAGCTGCTTAGTCGCTGTTGGTCCCTGAACTGCAATTAAGACTTTATCCTGGGAGATGTCTTGAAACTCAACTGTATCAGTGTCCAGATGTTGCAAAATCCAGCTTTTGTCTTTATCTGTAGTTGAGGCATTGACGATAATTACTACCTTTTCCGCATTAGTTTTGTCTGTACCTTGGTAGTAAATAATAATATCGTCAATAATTCCACCTTGGGGATTTAATAAGACTGTGTATTGTGCTTGACCAGTTTGCAGACGACTCAAATCGGAGGGAACTAAATTTTGCAGCTGCGATATCAGGTTTTTTCCTTGGAGGGTGAATTTACCCATGTGGGAAATATCGAACATTCCAGCGGTGTTTCTGACAGCCTGGTGTTCTTGGATGATACCGCTATATTGTACGGGCATTTCCCAACCACCAAAGCTAGTAAAGCGGGCTTTGAGTTCTACACCTGTTGAATATAAAGGGGTTCGTGCTAAAGATTCGGTGTTACTTTCTTGATTAGTCATAGGTAGTTAGTTATGCGTGCGATACGTGCGGTGAGCGAATTTATCGCACCTCAACATCTGTATATCCTAATATCCTACGAGATGGTTTCCCATTTAGGAGACTCTTTGCACTCCTTGGTGCGGTTTAATAATTAATAGTGTAATTGTTGAGATTTATTAAGCAAAAATGATTAAGTATTGGCAAATATTCGCTAGTTTTGTTTTAGCTGCGGTGCTGTTTTTATTTCCCCTATCAGCACAAGCCGCAAGTTCTTCTAGTGTTACTAGTTCTTTGATTAACAAGGGATATGCTGGAAAAGACTATTCTGGTCAAAGTTTAGTCGGAACTGAGTTTACTAGTGTGAAGTTAGAGAAGACTAACTTTAGCAATGCTGATTTACGGGGTGCGGTGTTTAACGGTGCTTTGTTAGAGGGTGTAAGTCTGCATGGAGTCGATTTTAGTCAAGGTATTGCTTATCTCTCAAGGTTTAAAAACTCTGATTTTAGTGATGCGGTATTTACAGATGCCATGATGC contains the following coding sequences:
- the gcvH gene encoding glycine cleavage system protein GcvH codes for the protein MMSLEYPQDLRYLDSHEYARLDGEIATIGITEFALNQLGDIVFLDLLDIGDAVSKGDSLGTIESVKAVEELNSPVSGTVVERNQELIDSPDQIVDDPYGEGWFLKLRVNDPDEVFDDSLTADEYSALVEGV
- a CDS encoding dihydrofolate reductase; its protein translation is MPLISLIAAISENRILADSSKEDIHVGIPWDIPSDLHHFQQKTWRHPVIMGRKTYSTFNTPLPNRTNIIVTRDGNFKAPGCLVFDSLQAAIEWTKMSETEEIFIAGGGQIYTEAIKFANKLYLTIVEGNFFGDIYFPEFANFGTVTKEKQSQENGFKFKFVEIERCVNEVTQPTIMG
- a CDS encoding pentapeptide repeat-containing protein, translated to MKYWQIFASFVLAAVLFLFPLSAQAASSSSVTSSLINKGYAGKDYSGQSLVGTEFTSVKLEKTNFSNADLRGAVFNGALLEGVSLHGVDFSQGIAYLSRFKNSDFSDAVFTDAMMLRSTFDDVDVTGADFTNAILDMTQVKKLCTKASGVNSKTGVNTRESLGCK
- a CDS encoding tetratricopeptide repeat protein, which produces MIKLISIFLSLLMVFGWSTPVSAQSQPITEEQLQAGDELATKAFAATEKGDFVTAEAYWTEIIEKFPNNAGAWSNRGNSRVSQNKLEAALKDYNKAVELAPNVTDPYLNRGTAWEGLGKWEEAIADYNHVLELDPNDTMAYNNRGNAKTGLGKWQDAIADYQKATAISPNFAFARANYALALYETNQIDKAIREMRNIVRKYPQFADMRAALTAAYWVSGKKGEAESNWVAAYGLDTRYKDMNWVANIRRWPPSMVAALDKFLKLQ
- the gcvT gene encoding glycine cleavage system aminomethyltransferase GcvT, yielding MTNQESNTESLARTPLYSTGVELKARFTSFGGWEMPVQYSGIIQEHQAVRNTAGMFDISHMGKFTLQGKNLISQLQNLVPSDLSRLQTGQAQYTVLLNPQGGIIDDIIIYYQGTDKTNAEKVVIIVNASTTDKDKSWILQHLDTDTVEFQDISQDKVLIAVQGPTATKQLQSLVTADLSPIKAFGHLETDIFGEPAFLARTGYTGEDGFEVMVDPSVGIKLWQSLYNVGIVPCGLGCRDTLRLEAAMALYGQDIDDTTTPLEAGLGWLVHLDTKGDFIGRTVLAQQKTQGVQRKLVGLQTQGRNIGRHGYPVLSSGQVVGEISSGTLSPTLGYPIALAYVPTQLATVKQQLEVEIRGKAFPTVVVKRPFYRSKNRLTN